The bacterium genomic interval ATCACCTGCTGGCGATCGTGATCGTGAGCCTCTACAGCTTTGGTGGATCATTCCTGCTCTACAAACTCACTGACCGGCTGATTCCGCTACGCGTGCCGGCGGAGCAGGAGGAACTCGGATTGGACCTGAGCCAGCACGGCGAGGCCGTGAATGCGGAGCACAGCAGCAACGGCCGCAAGATCGTGATGGCGCAGGCGGCATAGTGCCGTACCCTCACCAAGAGGCCACTCCCGCCTGTCGTCATTCAGGAGCGACTTTGTGAAATATTCAGCACCGCGCCCGGTGATTCACAAGCTCTCGCCTGCATGACCGGCGATTCGCCCGCAAATGCACACGGCCGCGCCGGCCTGTTTTGCAAGGGCCAGCGCGGCCGCGGGATGAGCCAGCTTGGCTGCGTCGCAGAGGCAAGTTGACTGGTGTGCCTAAAGCTCCTGCAACCGCACGCGTACCGACATTTCCTGCTCGCCGCGCAGGATGTTCACGGTTACGGTCTCGCCGATTTGATAACGCTCCAGCTCATTGCTCAGCTCGTCGATGTTGGTGACGCGCTTGCCGTTGATGCCGACGACGACGTCGCCCAGGCGGACCTCGCCCCAGCGATTCTGGGTGATGCCCCGCAAGCCGGCGCGCGCCGCCGCACCGCCCGGCTGCACCCGGCCGATAATCACGCCCTTGATGCCCCACCGCCGCGCAAATGAATCATCGACGATGCCCACGCCCAGACCCGGCCGAATGACCTTGCCATAGCGGATCAACTGCGGCACCACGCGCTTGACGATGTTCACCGGCACGGCGAAGCCGATGCCGGCATTCGAGCCGCTGGTGCTGTAGATGGCGGTGTTGATGCCGATCAATTCCCCCAGTGAATTCAACAGCGGCCCACCCGAGTTGCCGGGATTGATGGCGGCGTCGGTTTGAATCACCCCTTCGATCGTGCGATTGTTGCCGGATTTGATCTGGCGGCCGAGCGCACTCACCACGCCCGTCGTCAGAGTCTGATCCAGGCCGAAGGGATTGCCGATCGCAATCACCTTCTGGCCGACGCGCAAGTCATCGGAAGTGCCGATGGCCACCGGCGACAGCTTCGCGCGCGGGGCACTGATCTTGACCACGGCGATGTCCTTGCTCGGCTCGGTGCCGATCAGCTCGGCGTCGTAAGTCGAATTGTCGCTCAGGGTCACGCTCCAGGCATTGCCGTCCTGCACTACGTGAAAGTTGGTGACGATGTAGCCGTTGTCATCCCAGATGAAACCGCTGCCCGAGCCTTGCTGCACTTCGAAGACATCCAGCGAAAAGAAGTCGCGGCGCAGCGCTTTGTTGACGATGAACACCACCGCGGGCGAAGATCGTTGAAAGATATCGATGGTGTTGCGCTCGTCGGCCAGCAGCGTGTTGGTTTCCGTGCGCGCGGCCACCGGTGTGATCGACAGCGAATCCCGGCTGGCGGCCGGCGCCTGGCGGCCGGGCGAGGGGGAATGAAAATAGACGGTCGCAATGACGACGCCCGCCACGATACCGATAATCAAACTCGGCAACAAAGAGG includes:
- a CDS encoding trypsin-like peptidase domain-containing protein, which encodes MSRHRSSLLPSLIIGIVAGVVIATVYFHSPSPGRQAPAASRDSLSITPVAARTETNTLLADERNTIDIFQRSSPAVVFIVNKALRRDFFSLDVFEVQQGSGSGFIWDDNGYIVTNFHVVQDGNAWSVTLSDNSTYDAELIGTEPSKDIAVVKISAPRAKLSPVAIGTSDDLRVGQKVIAIGNPFGLDQTLTTGVVSALGRQIKSGNNRTIEGVIQTDAAINPGNSGGPLLNSLGELIGINTAIYSTSGSNAGIGFAVPVNIVKRVVPQLIRYGKVIRPGLGVGIVDDSFARRWGIKGVIIGRVQPGGAAARAGLRGITQNRWGEVRLGDVVVGINGKRVTNIDELSNELERYQIGETVTVNILRGEQEMSVRVRLQEL